Below is a genomic region from Catenuloplanes atrovinosus.
AGGTCGTGCAGCACCACGACCGCGCAGGTGCGCAGTGACCGGACCAGCCGCAGGATCTCGTGCTGGTAGCGGATGTCCAGGTGGTTCGTGGGCTCGTCGAGCAGCAGGTGGGTGGCCTGCTGGGCCAGCGCGCGGGCGATCAGCACCCGCTGCCGCTCCCCGCCGGACAGCCCGGCGAACGGCCGCGCGCCCAGGTGCGCCGCGCCGACCCGGTCCAGGCAGGCCACGGCGATCTCGCGGTCGGCCCGGCCGGTGCGCTGGAAGGTGCCGAGGTGCGGGCCGCGGCCGAGCAGCACCAGCTCGCCGACGGTCAGCGCGGTCTCGCCGCCGGTCTCCTGCACCACCACGGCCAGCCGGCGCGCGGCCTCGCGCGCCCCGAGCCCGGCCAGCGGGTCGCCGTCCACCGTGACCGTGCCGGCCGGTGCGCGCAGCGCGCCGTAGAGCAGGCGCAGCAGCGTGGTCTTGCCGCTGCCGTTCGGGCCGATCAGCCCGAGCACGCGGCCGGGGCGCGCGGTGACGCTGACGCCGTCGATCACGGGGTTCGCGCCGTAGCGCCAGGAGACGCCGGCCGCCTCGATCACGCGCCGGCCCCGAACCGGGCGACGATCCGCTCCAGGCCGTCGACGGAGAGCGGCGACGGCGGCTCGGTGAAGTTGAACAGCTGCGTCATCACGTCGCCGTTCCGGACCGCGGTGAGCTCCGCCGAGCCGGGCAGGTCGGTGAGCGCCCGGCGCACCGCGTCCGGGTCCCCGTCGCTGTGCAGCAGGATGATCACGTCGGGGTTCCGGCCGAGCAACTCCTCCAGCGTGATCTCGAAGACCCGCTCGGTGGAGTCGCCGAACACGTTGCTGAAGCCGGCCGCGGTGACCTGCGGGTGCGCCATGCTGGTGCTGCCGTACGCGTACGTGACGCCGCCGCCGGCCGTCGGGTAGAGCACGGCCGCGGTGCGCCCGGACGGCGTACCCACGGCGGTCTGGATCTCGTTCATCCGCTCCCTGAGCGCCTCGGTCGCGGCCCGCGCCTCGGCCGGGCGGCCGAACACCCGGCCGTAGGTCTCCAGCTGCCGGTAGACGTCGTCGAACGTCGGCACCGCCGTGCTGCCCGGGCACATGGCCGGCTCCTCCAGCAGCGGGATGCCGACCGCGGCGAGCGCGTCGCGGGAGAGGTTCTCGACCTCGCCGAGCACCAGGTCCGGCTGCTGGGCGATCACCGTCTCCTTGGAGATCCGCAGGTGGCCGCTGGTGTCCATCTCGTCCGTGAGCAGCGGGATCCGGTCCAGCTCGGCGAGCGTGGCCGGGTCGTAGTACTCCGCCGGGTACACGCCGGCGCGCGCGGTGACGCGGTCCATCACCCCCAGCTCGTGGAGGTACGGCACGGCCGCGCTCTTGAGCAGCACGACGCGTCGCGGCGTCGCGCCGAACGTGACGTCGACGCCGCAGTTGCTGACCGTGACGGCCCGCGGCCCGGCCGGTGCGCCGCCGGCTCCGCAGGCCGTGGCCAGCATCAGCGTCGCGGTCAGGATCGCTGCCAGGGGTGCCTTCATCGTGGGTCTCCTCAGCCGGTGGCGTGCAGGCGGCGGATCAGGATCAACAGGAACGGGGCGCCGAGCAGCGACGTGACGATGCCGATCGGGATCTCCTGCGGCGCGAGCAGCACGCGGGCCACCACGTCCGCCCAGACCAGCAGGATCGCGCCGAGCAGCGCGGCGACCGGCACCACGCGCACGTGCGCGGCGCCCACCAGGCGGCGGGCCAGATGCGGCACGACCAGTCCGGCGAAGCCGATGCTGCCGGACGCGGACACCAGCACGCCGACCGCGAGCGACACGATCACCAGCAGCCGCATCCGGAATCGGTCCGGCGAGACGCCCAGCGTGTGCGCGGTCTCGTCGCCGACCGCGAGCACGTCCAGCCGGCGTCCGAGCACGGTCAGGTAGAGCGCCGTGCCGATCACCACGATCGCGGTGACCGCGAGCAGCGGGTCCCAGCGGGCCAGGCCGAGCGAGCCGAGCAGCCAGAACATCACCGACCGGGAGCCCTCG
It encodes:
- a CDS encoding ABC transporter substrate-binding protein; translated protein: MKAPLAAILTATLMLATACGAGGAPAGPRAVTVSNCGVDVTFGATPRRVVLLKSAAVPYLHELGVMDRVTARAGVYPAEYYDPATLAELDRIPLLTDEMDTSGHLRISKETVIAQQPDLVLGEVENLSRDALAAVGIPLLEEPAMCPGSTAVPTFDDVYRQLETYGRVFGRPAEARAATEALRERMNEIQTAVGTPSGRTAAVLYPTAGGGVTYAYGSTSMAHPQVTAAGFSNVFGDSTERVFEITLEELLGRNPDVIILLHSDGDPDAVRRALTDLPGSAELTAVRNGDVMTQLFNFTEPPSPLSVDGLERIVARFGAGA
- a CDS encoding ABC transporter ATP-binding protein, whose product is MIEAAGVSWRYGANPVIDGVSVTARPGRVLGLIGPNGSGKTTLLRLLYGALRAPAGTVTVDGDPLAGLGAREAARRLAVVVQETGGETALTVGELVLLGRGPHLGTFQRTGRADREIAVACLDRVGAAHLGARPFAGLSGGERQRVLIARALAQQATHLLLDEPTNHLDIRYQHEILRLVRSLRTCAVVVLHDLNLAARYCDDLVLLGDGGVVAAGTVDEVLDPAVLEPVYGIGIRRLDLDGALHLLFHPHEAALPIGSK